A single window of Ananas comosus cultivar F153 linkage group 17, ASM154086v1, whole genome shotgun sequence DNA harbors:
- the LOC109723293 gene encoding cationic amino acid transporter 6, chloroplastic-like, with protein sequence MAKREREISSSSSSSFASLREYGRALGETHRRIVRRAGSVTTTYEEMSRVRARSGPDMARTLRWPDLVGFGLGGMVGAGVFVATGRAARLYAGPAVVVSYAIAGLCALLSAFCYTEFAVDMPVAGGAFSYLRVTFGEFAAFLTGANLIMEYVFSNAAVARSFTAYLGTAIGVDTPEKWRVTVSFLPKGFNQIDLLAVGVILLITICICYSTKESSVLNMVLTTIHIAFILFIIVMGFWRGEWRNLTHPADPSKDAGGFMPYGIGGVLNGAAMVYVSYIGYDAVSTMAEEVSEPTRDIPVGVSGSVALVTVLYCLMALSMSMLVPYDAIDVESPFSGAFKGSDGWGWVSNVIGAGASFGILTSLLVSMLGQARYLCVIGRSNVVPAWLAKVHPSTATPVNASAFLGLFTAAIALFTDLDILLDLVSIGTLFVFYMVANAVVYRRYVAAGTGSDANRSWPTAAFLLSFSLAALAFTLLWHCTPTGIAKAALLAVCAAAALSLLTAFRFLVPQARKPEFWGVPMMPWIPAVSIFLNVFLLGSLDGPSYVRFGLFSAAAVLVYVLYSVHASHDAEENGDLLMKVGDSEARIVAGAGDGASKV encoded by the exons ATGG cgaagagagagagagagatcagctcgtcgtcgtcgtcgtcgttcgCGAGCTTGAGGGAGTATGGGCGGGCGCTGGGGGAGACGCACAGGAGGATTGTGCGGAGGGCGGGGTCGGTGACGACGACGTACGAGGAGATGAGCAGGGTAAGGGCGCGGTCGGGGCCGGACATGGCGCGGACGCTGCGGTGGCCGGACCTGGTGGGGTTCGGCCTCGGCGGGATGGTCGGCGCCGGCGTATTCGTCGCCACCGGCCGCGCCGCCCGCCTCTACGCCGGCCCCGCCGTCGTCGTCTCCTACGCCATTGCCGGCCTCTGCGCCCTCCTCTCCGCCTTCTGCTATACCGAGTTCGCCGTCGACATGCCCGTCGCCGGGGGCGCCTTCAGCTACCTCAGGGTGACCTTCG GGGAGTTTGCGGCGTTTCTGACGGGGGCGAATCTGATAATGGAGTACGTGTTCTCAAACGCCGCGGTGGCGCGAAGCTTCACCGCGTATCTCGGCACGGCGATCGGCGTCGACACGCCGGAGAAATGGAGGGTGACCGTCTCCTTCCTCCCGAAGGGCTTCAACCAGATCGACCTCCTCGCCGTCGGCGTCATCCTCCTCATCACCATCTGCATTTGTTACAG TACGAAGGAGAGCTCGGTTCTGAACATGGTGTTGACGACGATCCACATCGCGTTCATCCTATTCATAATCGTGATGGGCTTCTGGCGCGGGGAGTGGCGCAATCTGACCCACCCGGCGGACCCGTCGAAGGACGCGGGCGGGTTCATGCCGTACGGCATCGGCGGCGTGTTGAACGGGGCGGCCATGGTGTACGTGAGCTACATCGGGTACGACGCCGTGTCGACGATGGCGGAGGAGGTGAGCGAGCCCACCCGCGACATCCCCGTCGGCGTCTCCGGCTCCGTCGCCCTCGTCACCGTGCTCTACTGCCTCATGGCCCTCTCCATGTCCATGCTCGTCCCCTACGACGCC ATCGACGTCGAATCGCCGTTCTCGGGGGCGTTCAAGGGATCGGACGGCTGGGGATGGGTGTCGAACGTGATCGGGGCGGGGGCGAGCTTCGGGATCCTGACGTCGCTTCTGGTGTCGATGCTGGGGCAGGCGCGGTACCTGTGCGTGATCGGACGGTCGAACGTCGTGCCAGCGTGGCTCGCCAAAGTCCACCCCTCCACCGCCACCCCTGTCAACGCCTCCGCCTTCCTCG GGTTGTTCACGGCGGCGATCGCGCTGTTCACGGACCTCGACATCCTCCTCGACCTCGTCTCCATCGGCACCCTCTTCGTCTTCTACATGGTGGCCAACGCCGTCGTCTACCGCCGCTACGTCGCCGCGGGCACCGGCTCCGACGCCAACCGCTCCTGGCCCACCGCCGCCTTCCTCCTCTCGTTCTCCCTCGCCGCCCTGGCCTTCACCCTCCTTTGGCATTGCACACCCACCGGAATAGCAAAAGCCGCCCTCCTCGCCGtctgcgccgctgccgccctctccctcctcaccgCATTCCGCTTCCTGGTCCCGCAGGCACGGAAGCCGGAGTTCTGGGGCGTCCCCATGATGCCGTGGATACCGGCCGTGTCCATATTCCTCAACGTCTTCCTGCTTGGCTCGCTCGACGGTCCGTCGTACGTGCGGTTCGGGTtattctcggctgctgccgtGCTTGTTTACGTTCTGTACAGCGTGCATGCGAGCCATGATGCGGAGGAGAACGGTGATCTTCTAATGAAGGTGGGGGACAGTGAGGCCCGTATTGTGGCGGGGGCGGGTGATGGGGCCTCCAAAGTGTAA